Part of the Triticum urartu cultivar G1812 chromosome 2, Tu2.1, whole genome shotgun sequence genome, CAGGAACCGCCCCCACCCGCCCGTTTTGGGCGCCAGCTTCTCCGCGGAGGCGGAGCTCGACCGCTCCAACTCCAATGCCGCCGCGTCCTCGGCGGCGTGGCGCTCCTCCTCGCTCTCCAGCTCCATGCCCTTGCCGGCCGCGGGCTTCCGGAACGAGGCCCAGCCCCAGACCCTGGACCGGCGCCTCTCGTCGGCGCTGCCGCCGCCGGCCACGGACCGCGAGCGCCCGATCCGGCGCTCCCGCTCGATGAGGCTGCAGACGCGGCCGACGGAGGcggaggaggccgaggaggacggggaggagggggaggcgcagGCGCAGGGGCGCGTCCGCGCGCAGTCGGGGCAGAGGCGGAGGAGGCGGTCGCAGAGGCAGTGCGGGCACACGCCGCCGCAGGGCACGGGCGGGTGCTTCCGGCAGCGCCAGTCGTCGCCGGCCATGCCCATGTGTGCgccgtccgtccgtccgtccgtTCGGTTGCGAACCTGCGATGGATCCCGCTGGCGCTCGCGGTTTCGGAGGGAGAGGCGGGGAGCGAGTTGCGGCGTTCGTTGGTTGGCTTGGCTCTAGGGACGCGGGGAAGCAGAGGGTCCGTCTCTCATATAAGCGGGGCCAGGGCCGGCCCACGGACTTTCTCCGGTGAACGGCGTTTTGGTGCGGTTCTTGGAGATCCAAGGGGCACTGCACCGGTTTTTGGCGTGTTTTCCATCTTGCCAACAACCATTGCAGGGGGGTATGATGATGCGCTGGATGCTACATGTGGCACGACAGAGTGAGGTCGGACATCTTGAGCTTAGATTGTCGCGGTATGTAAAATGGTGATGTGATGTATGGTTTCACGTCTTCACTCTTTCGGTCAGTCACCCGAGAGAGGGGCGCACCTGTAAATTGATCTCGATTCAAAAGAAATTGAGTTGGCTTATGCGGGAAACCGTATTGGAAATCATGATCCAGTTTACGTGGAAGGTTGGATTAAAATTTTAATGACCTTGAGGGGAAATACATCTCATCGAAGCAAGAAACACATAAAACGCAAAATATAAAGCACATGGTTACCACACAACACATAGATCAACCACCAAGGTAGATATATCAGTGGTTGGATGATGCAGCACCAGTTATGTGATAAGCAAATAGAAGACAACACTTACAGATGATCGATGTTGCCAAGGCAAACGCAATGCCCGGAGACGACATGGGGAAACTCAGAAGATTACAAGATGGAGCTCCAACGGCAGCTACGAGAAAACCGCCAACACGGAAAACCGAATCATGCCATCAACAAGTAGCTCACCAAAATTATCCTTGAGCCAACCAACACTCACCAAAACGGTGGCCTTGGCCGTGCCGTGTTTTTGGTGCGGTTGTCAACCATAAGGGAAGATGATGATGTGTTGGATGCTCCACGTGACACAACAGAGTGAGGTCATACATCTTGAGGTCAGATTGTCCTCGTACATACAATGGCAATTAGATATATGGTTTCACATCTTCATCGTGCATGTAATGCATGGTTGCACAAAAATGGAGCCTTGGCTTAACAACGTTGAAGAAATCTAGTTATGTTTAACACGTAACGCATGACTAGGAAATGCACGTCTCAAACATGTCATCTTGGGTTATCGGACCTTGACTTCATAGAACGACCCAAAACTAACTAAGGACTCATTAGGTAGGGCGGTATTGTGAAGGGTAATACTGACTAATCCTGAATATCCCGGAAAGTCCAAATGGATTGTTTGGCAGACCGACATTGGAGTGGTTGAACCCTGATAATCCCCACAAAAACCAGGTAAACATATGTGGTCCAATCCACTAACCCGACCTAGCATTTTTATCGGGGTTGCGGGGACTGGGTGAAGGAATAAATTTCATCCAACCCCTTTGGGGATAATATCCACTTATCCCCTCTTAAAGCATCTCTAGCAGATGCCCTCAACTTAATCCCTCAAACCTTCTCCCTATCTCAAAAGTCCAAAAAGTTGAGGGGTGAAACTTTTCTTTGGCTAGCAGATCCCTTAAACTTAATCCCCTAAAGAAAATCAAACACACATTTTCATTCACAAACTCATTTAAAACATTAATTCAAACTACTTAATTGCATAATTAGACAAAGCTTCCGCATTAGCACCGTACATAACATAATTAAATAGCTCATGCCTATTAAATTTTCATCGTACATATCATAATTTTGAACAGTCCAACCATCGATATTAAACATATGAAACTACATCAATATAGCTAGTCGTTGCGCACACGAAAGAGGTCGATGTCGTCATTCGAGCCCGAGTCGGCTGAGGTGAACAGGGTGATCACCCACAGAGCGTGTGAGGGGGCGGCCTCATTGTCATAGGCGGTGGATTGGCACGTCACCTCGTCCTCCTCCTGCTCGGACTCTgacttggtgaggaccttggcgAGCTCATCCCACATTTGATCTCCTTCGACTTCATGGTGGCCACGCTCGTGCTCGACCTTGCGCTCATCGACCACTGACCCCAAAAAAACTTGGTTCACTCTAGGAGGTTCGGATCCTCTGCGATGAGCTTCACTATCGCCTCCTTTTCCAACCTCTCGGCATCCAGTTGCTCGTGCGCCTTCCGACTCTTGATCTCCTCACCACGGGAGACAATCTGAGCGACAGGAGGGCCAAGTGCGGGCGCGCCCGCGACGTTGGTCGAAAAATTGAGTGTGGCCTGCCTCCCAAAAAATGAACGGCAGTGGCATGGCACGCCCGCGTCGCCTCCTTCGTGGTGTCAAACATACCTAACCAATGGCGGCCAAGGTCGCGATGGAGGATTTTTGTCATGAATTCGTCCCATGGCTCTGTCAGACGGCGCGGTACTTCAAGAATGGCACCATTGGAGCTACGAAGCTCGTGGAGTCGACTGCTCGAGAGGACGACGGTGGTGCCGTAGTCAAGGAAGGTTGCGTTGGGGCGGTGGCCCAGGCTCCAGGAGGCAGTGTGGGGCGATTGGTCTTAGGGGTGCATGGATTTGTAGGCGTCGGTGCAGGGATGCGGGAGCCGACGACAATTGATCGACGGCTGCGACCTCTACCTTTAGGATATCAGTAGCGGCGGGCCGAATCGGGCTTCGGAGATGGACGAATTAGGGTGGTAGCGGGGGAAATGGAAGTGGCGCTGGGTCGGCTAGGGTTTCGGGTTGGCCGCAAGGGTTTTATAATAGGTGGGAGGTGAGCAGCCTCCCTAATATTACTGAGAATTGCGTTGGTTGGACTAAATTTTGTGTAGAGCAAGGGGGATTTTAAGGAATAAAAGTCAACTTTTTAAGGCAGCTGCTAGCTAGGGTTTAATTCGTCAAAGCAAAAAGGTTTTTTTTCTCACATTTGACTTTTAACGGACGACATCGGCAACAGTGTCCAAACATGGCATGAGAGGGAGTCTTTGACAGACAAAGTCGCCTATATGAGAACGACCTAGAGAAAAAACTCAATCACATCATTCTGAAAAATAAATTAAAAGTTGTAAATACATTTTTTTCAAGCAAAAGAGAGGGGAGTGTCATTTTGGCTCTGGCGGATGAACTGTAAATTTGAAACagatagtaaataaaatttaaaaaaatctgaattttCGTGTAGATGTTCATGATAGAACAAACGTGCTTGACAATTTTCATGCGAAACGGATTAGCAGAGTGCTTCGACTGTGAAAAACAAAATTAGGTGTACCAATTGAAGGTAACATTTGACGTTTGATATGTTTTTTTCTGCACAGATCAAAAGGCTTAAGTGTTCTTCCTAAAAATTTGCAGGTAGCATTTGAGTGTGACAATGAACATAggtatttttttctttttttttggaAATGAAGGtatacccccggcctctgcatcatgaTGATGCATGCGGCCCTTTTATTAAAAATTCAGAAAGTATCATCATAAAGGTCTTATAGCTAGCAAACGGAGCAAAACATAGCATAAAAACTGAAAAATACAAGTGGACAAAGACAACCGATACGGTGATAATAAGTACAAGCTCTCTAGACTCCTATCATGTTATGCGAACGCCATCCGAACCGGTTGAATATAACCCGAGTCACCATCTCCCATTGGTTGCACCCAGTAACCAAAGACTCCCTGGAGTCCATaggagtgagtaaggaccacgTACGGATCCAAGCTGTAGCTCtgaaaataacctgcaaaaaagTTAAGTTGTGTTGTCTGTTAAAAATCATATCATTTCTACAGTTCCATATTGCCCATAGTAACGCACATATTCCAATCCGAATACGAGTTGCCGTGATTTGTTCAACCCCAGCTAATCACGTCCCAAACAAAGACGCAATATCTACTGGAGGACTGATATTAAAAGCTATATGAATCGTTCTCCAAAGTAACTTGGCCAGTGGGCATTCAATGAATAAATGTTGTATTGTCTCATCCTgagcacaaaaacaacaccgcGAGTTACCTACCCATCGCCTCTTAAGTAAGCTGTCCTTTGTGAGTATTACTTGCttgtggacaaaccacataaaaaTTTTAATCCGCAAAGTATTGGGaaacgtggtaatttcaaaaaaattcctacgcatatgcaagatcatggtgatgcatagcaacgagaggggagagtgttgtccacgtaccctcgtagactgatgtagtcgtacgtcttcacgatctgaccgatcaagtaccaaacgtacgacacctccgagttcagcacacgttcagcccgatgacgtccctcgaactccgatccagccgagtgttgagggagagttttgtcagcacgacggcgtggtgacgatgttgatgttctaccgatgcagggcttcgcctaagcaccgctacaataatatcgaggtggactatggtggaggggggcaccgcacacggctaaaagatcaaacgatcaattgttgtatctctggggtgccccctgcccccgtatataaaggaccaaggggggtgcggccggccagggagtaggtgcgccaggaggagtcctactccgactccacccctttcctagttggattaggacttgtgagggggaaagagtggaggagaagaaggaagggggggcgccgcccccctctccttgtcctattcagactggggggaggggcgtgcggcccagtcctagccacctctcctctcttccacctaggcccactaaggcccattaagtccccggggggttccggtaacctcccggtactccggtaaaatcccaatttcacccggaacacttccgatatccaaacataggcttccaatataacaatcttcatgtatcgaccatttcgagactcctcgtcatgtccgtgatcacatccgggactctgaacaaccttcggtacatcaaaacatataaactcataatataactgtcatcaaaacgttaagcgtgcggaccctacgggttcgagaactatgtagacatgaccgagacacgtctccggtcaataaccaacagcggaacctggatgctcatattggctcccacatattctacgaagatctttatcagtcaaaccgcataacaacatacgttgttccctttgtcatcggtatgttacttgcccgagattcgatcgtcggtatctcaatacctagtttcaatctcgttaccggcaagtctctttactcgttctgtaatacatcatcccgcaactaactcattagttacaatgcttgcaaggcttaagtgatgtgcattaccgagagggcccagagatacctctccgacattcggagtgacaaatcctaatctcgaaatacgccaacccaacaagtacctttggagacacctgtagagcacctttataatcacccagttacgttgtgacgtttggtagcacacaaagtgttcctccggtaaacatgagttgcataatctcatagtcataggaacatgtataagtcatgaagaaagcaatagcagaatactaaatgatcgtgtgctaagctaacggaatgggtcatgtcaatcacattattctcctaatgatgtgaccccgttaatcaaatgacaactcatgtctatggttaggaaacataaccatctttgatcaacgagctagtcaagtagaggcatactagtgacaatctgtttgtctatgtattcacacatgtattatgtttacggttaatacaattctagcatgaataataaacatttatcatgacataaggaaataaataataactttattattgcctctagggcatatttccttcagtctcccacttgcactagagtcaataatctagttcacatcgccatgtgatttaataccaatagttgacatcaccatgtgattaacacccatagttcacatcgacatgtgaccaacccaaagggtttactagagtcaataatctagttcacatcgctatgtgattaacacccaaagagtactatggtgtgttcatgttttgcttgtgagagaagtttagtcaacgggtctgccacattcagatccgtaagtattttacAAAAATCTATGTCAAtaatgctctacacggagctagTTGAGCTAATtgttcccactttcaatatgtatccagattgagatttaaagtcatctggatcagtgtcaaaatttgcatcgacgtaaccctttacgacgaacctttttgtcacctccataaccgagaaacatatccttattccactaaggataattttgaccgctgtccagtgatctactcctagatcactattgtaccccttgccaaaaatagtgtagggtatacaatagatctggtacacaacatggcatattttatagaacctatggccaaggcatagggaatgactttcattctctttctatcttctgcaatggtcgggctttgagtcttactcagtttcacaccttgtaacacatgcaagaactctttctttgactgttccattttgaactacttcaaaatcttgtcaaggtatgtactcattgaaaaacttaccaagcgtcttgatctatctctgtagatcttgatgctcaatatgtaagcaacttcaccgaggtctttctttgaaaagctcctttcaaacactcctttatgctttgcagaataattctacattatctctgtcggtgtcaaaatcggaggatctcgggtagggggttccgaactgtgcatctaaggtggatggtaacaggaggctggggacacgatgttttacccaggtttgggccctcttgatggaggtaaaaccctacgtcctgcttgattaatattgattatatgggtagtacaagagtagatctactacgagatcagagaggctaaaccctagaagctagcctatggtatgattgtatgttattgttgtgtcctacggactaaaaccctctggtttatatagacaccggagagggttagggttacacaaggtcggttacaaaggaggagatatacatatccgtatttcctagcttgccttccacgccaagtagagtcccatccggacacgagacaaagtcttcaatcttgtatcttcatagtccaacagtctggccaaaggatgtagtccggctgtctggagaccccctaatccaggactccctcagtagcccctgaaccaggctttcaatgacgatgagtccggcgcgcagtattgtcttcggcattgcaaggcgggttcctcctccgaacacatcacagaagaatttgaatacaaggatagtgtccgaccctgcaaaataagttccacataccaccgtagagagaataatatttccacaaatcttaatctgctgacatgttttggcaacatgacatcatgccatggctcggtgattattcgaaccatttttcttcaaccagctccacacataatgcgaggcggtttcttgacacgtcttgtcaaagcaaagatcatgttcccctaattacgggattctcatcaatatggtcgtgggtaacccaaccatgtctaggactcctagattataggcaagtcccaaacagctacggagaggacgtttgatattcaccctctttataaagggacaaggcttttactttttccctcccgtgctcaatctaatccttcccccgcctcgagttctaacacccaaagcccaggtcaggtgcttcggaccttcaagcatgtccggatctagccttcaaggccggtggatgccctcctccggtacggaagaggatatcaagaagttgagggaggccagatacctgaccgccgaaatttcgcataggctgcccacccgagggcaggtcgtccctactcccgaacccgacgagagcgtcgtgttcgtctcccacttcctccgaggtctaggcctcactctggatcccttcgttaggggtttgatgttctactacgggctagatttccacgatctagccccggactcctttctccacatctcggcatttattgtcgtatgtgaggccttcctccgcattacccctcacttcggcatgtggctcaagacctttgacgtgaagccgaagatggtcgaagggcagcatgtagcgtgcggaggcgcattaataagcaagatcgctggagctccatggccaaagggttccattccagaggtgtccggattatggcaacgggagtggttttacatcacagctcccagaagtgccaagt contains:
- the LOC125534013 gene encoding uncharacterized protein LOC125534013, whose protein sequence is MGMAGDDWRCRKHPPVPCGGVCPHCLCDRLLRLCPDCARTRPCACASPSSPSSSASSASVGRVCSLIERERRIGRSRSVAGGGSADERRRSRVWGWASFRKPAAGKGMELESEEERHAAEDAAALELERSSSASAEKLAPKTGGWGRFLPGPIKALRHRKSRASAGASARGDRREGVR